In the genome of Candidatus Nealsonbacteria bacterium, the window TATTGGCAACAATTCCATCTCTTACCCAGGTTCCCTGGGCAGTAATAAAAGGAGTGTCATCGGTTTCTTCCGGAGTAGAAGAGTATCCGGTGATGACCACCTTCATTTTTTTAGTTACTTTTTTTGGAGCGGAAGAATCACTTAAAGCCGCTAGGCTATTGTCCTGGATAATAATTAGGCTTTTGTCCGGGTCTTGGGGTTGATTTTCAACCACCGAAGCCTTGATTGATTTTATTCCTAAAAAAACCAAGGAAATAATCATTATAATTACTGAAAAGAACAAAATAGTAAGAATTTTCTTTGAATTTAACATATTTGCTGGATTTAATTGGTTTTCAACCTTTAAGCCAATGGGTAATAAAAAAAGATATCCCATAAAAGATATCCTCGCGTTTCATGTCCTTATTCTATATTTTCCATAGGAAATGTCAAGTGCTAAAGATAAAAACGCCAATATTTGGCGTTTTTGTCCCAAGACAGGGCATTTTTTATTTTAGAGCAAAAAGTTGTCTCAATTTTTTTCTTCCGCCGCCGTTTTTCCAGTATTGTTCTCTCTTTTTGGCTTCTTGCGCTGTAATAAATTCTTCAGAGAATAGTAGCTTTAATGGTTTCCTATGTTTTGTGGCTATTACTTGTCCAGAATTGTGCAGTTTTAATCTTCTTTTCAAATTATTTGTATAACCAACATAAGTTCTCATGTCTTTCAAGCTTTGGAGAATGTATATGTAATACATGGCTCAAGAATACGTAAAAATTAGAGAGCGGGCCGCCCACTCCTTTTGGAGTGGGACGAGCCTCGCTCAAAATGCCTTGCATTTTGAGCGGGTGAGCGGACTCGAACCGCCCTTACTACCTTGGCAAGGTAGAGTAATAACCACTATACTACACCCGCCTATCTGTGCCACGGGCCAGACTTGCACTGGCGACCTTATCTTTTTCAGAGATACGCTCCACTACCTGAGCTACCGTGGCGTATAATTAAATATGGCAATCCTGAAAGATTTATCTAAACAGGGTGGGCGCGTCCTGACTCGAACAGGAGGCCTTCTCGGTGTAAACGAGACGCTCTACCAACTGAGCTACGCGCCCTTTTTGTGCCCAGGGTGGGACTTGAACCCACACGCCTTAAAAAGGCATAGAGCCTCAGTCTATCGCGTATACCGATTCCGCCACCTGGGCTTTATTTATTTTTTTATTTCAACCTCTTTTTTCTCTTTTTTGTTTTTTTCTTCCTTTTCTAACTCGCTTGCTTTAAGTCTCGCTCTAATGCCGGTAGCTTCTCTTAAATAATAAAGCTTTGCCCTTCTTACCTTTCCTCTTTTCACTTTTTCTATTTTTTCAATAATTGGAGAGTGCAAGGGGAATATTTTTTCCACTCCGATTCCGGAAACCATTTTTCTTACGGTAATGGTAGAAGAAATTCCTTTTCCGTGTTTTCTGGCTAGCACCAAACCTTCAAAAATCTGAGTTTTATCTTGTCCGCTGATATTTATTTTATGGTGAATCCTAACTGTATCTCCCGGACGGATATCAACAAAATCATTTCTTAAGGCGGGATTAAATTTTTCATTTTTATTCGTCATTTTCTTTTAAAGTTTTAATTATTTTGTTTAAATTTTCGGGCAATTTCGACTCAAATTCCCTGTTTTCTTTTGGCGATAAATTAATTTTAAGATAATTAGCGTGTAAAAATTGCCTGTCCAAGCCCTTGGGACAGTGCTGATTTTTAAAGCTATAAAGTTTGTCTCCGGCAATGGGGTGTCCGATTGAGTTTAAATGACACCTAATTTGATGTTTTCTTCCGGTTTTGGGCTCTATTTCCAAAAGGGTAAATCCTTTAAATCTTTTTAAAACCTTATAACAGGTTTCAGCTTCCCTTTTTCCTTTAGGATTTTCTTCCAAAAAGAAAGCCTTTTGTTTTCTTCGGTCCTTAAGCGAGCGGCCGATCAAGGTTTTAATTTTACCTTTATTCTCTTTTATATTTCCCGCTACTAAGGCCAAATATTTTTTAGCTACCAATCCTTCTTTAAACTGTTTTTGTAAAAACAATAAGCTATCATTGTTCTTGGCTACCAGTAAAATTCCGGAAGTGTCTTTGTCTAGTCGGTGGACTATGCCATATCTTGGAGAAAGTCCGGTTTTTTTTATTTCCGGTTTTTTCTCAATCAGATAATCAATCAAAGTTTTCTCTCCGCCAGACGGCGAACTACCTTCAGGAAACACAATAATTCCGGCTGTTTTATCTACCACTAAAACATTATCATTCTCGTAAATAATTTTCAACTCCATGTGGGCGCGACAGGACTTGAACCTGTGGCCTTCTCGATGTCACCGAGACGCTCTGCCAACTGAGCTACGCGCCCATTAATGCGCGTGATAATGGTATCTATTTTGTTGGTGGGCGTGGATGGGATCGAACCATCGACCCCCACTTTATAAGAGTGGTGCTCTACCACTGAGCTACACGCCCTTTTGCGTGAATATTTTTAGTTTATCGAATTTTACTAAGTTAGTCAATTATAAAATTGACCCTCCTTCTCCCTCGACTGCGCTCGGGATTCGGACGGGTTGACACAAAAAATATAATAGATAGGATTGTTCTTGGAGGGCAATGAAGTTTTGCCTTTTTTAGGTGAAGCTAAGTCCTTTTAAATAAATATATGGAGAGTGAAGAAATGGTAGAGGAAAACTTAAGAGATATATATGATAATATTTCTCCGATAGACTATCGTTATTGGAGAAAAGAAGTAGGCTGGTATCTTTCCGAAAACGGTTTTACTCGCTACAAACTAGAGGTAGAAGCATCTTTGGCAAACGCCGTCCATAGAAGAGGAATGTGTGGTTTAGACATTCTTAAAGAAATTGAAAAGGCATGTGAACAGGTTACTACAGCAGAAGTATATATTGAGGAAGGTAAAACCAAGCATGATATTCGAGCGCTCGTAAATTGTATCCAAAAAAGGGTCAGTGAACGGGCTCGATCTGTCGTTCATTTTACAGCAACATCTTTTGATATTGTAGAAACAGCCAATGCGGCACGTTATCGAGATGTAACCATGGAGGTTCTTCTTCCTTCTCTTATTAAGCTCGAAGAAGTGCTTATCATCTTAGCAAAACGTGAAGCTGAGACCCTTCAAATAGGCAGAACTCATGGTCAGCATGCCGTACCTATCACTTTCGGTTTCGCTATAGCAGAATATGTTAGTCGCTTGGGGGAATCTATCTTATTTTTAAGAAGAAGAGCAAATGAGTTAGTTGGTAAATTTTCTGGAGCATCCGGAGCTTACAATGCTTCATCATTGTTCTTTAGTGATCCCGAAATTTTTGAACGAGAAGTGCTATCTGAATTAAGAATTAAACCTGGAGAATATTCAACTCAAATCGTTATGCCAGAGAAGCTAGTGAGATTTTTTATTGAAATGATACTAATAGGTGGAATATTAGCTAATTTATCCAGAGATATGCGTAATCTTCAACGCACTGAAATCGGAGAAGTGGGAGAGCTGTTTGAAGAGAACCAAGTAGGTTCTTCAACGATGCCTCAAAAAAGAAATCCTATCAATTTTGAGAACGTAGAAAGTGTCTGGAAGATTCTGGTAGGTCGAGTTATAACTCTTCTTTTAGATCAAATCAGTGAGCATCAAAGAGATCTTACTAATTCTGCTTCTGCTCGTACCTTAGGCGAAGTCATCGGTTATTTGGTTTCTATAACAGAAAGGTTGACTAAAACAATGAAGAAGCTGCAAGTTGACAAGGTCAATCTTGAACGAAATTTCAATCTGCAAAAAGGCTTGATAGTAGCCGAACCACTTTATCTGATCTTAGCTGCTCTAGGGCATCCTGATGCTCACGAAAAGGTAAGAACTTTGACTCTTCAATCTCAGAAAGAGCATAAAAACTTAGAAGAAATCGCAATGGCCGATCCTGAACTGAAAGTATATTTATCAAGGATGGATTCCTTGCAGAAAAGGATTATTTCCAACCCTTCTGAGTACGTTGGTATTGCGCCGAAGAAAGCAATGAAAGTAGCTTCAAACTGGAATAGAAAAATCAACAGTCTAAAAAGAAAAATGGCAAAAGCAAAAAAATAAAAACCTTTAAAGGCAGAAATTTTTCTGCCTCTTTTTTATTTAAATTATTGACCCCGTACAAACTTTACCGTTGGATTTCCTCGCGCAGTGCGTATGTCTAATAGCCCATATACCTTGTTGGGCGAAGCGTTGCGCCCCCAAACGGTATTGCGACTATTCGTCGCTCGCACTTCGCAATTATTTACAAAAGTAAAGTTTATACGGGGTTGACAGATTAATTTTTTAATATAGGATAATTTCCAGAGAGGGTACAATTTTATTTTTAGCCCTTTCAAAATATATAGTAGGTGAGAAAAATGGGACAAGAAGATGTTTTGATGGAAATAAAATTACCGCTACCAAAGGTTGGCGAGAAAGCTGGTGAAATTAAAAAAACAAAGATTCGTGAGGTTTTTGAAGCTGGTGTAGACGATCAAGGTCGCGATCTGATATTAATGGTTGCAACTGATCGAATTTCGGTCAGGGACGTCGTTCTTTTGAGCGGCATTCCAGGAAAAGGCAGAGTTTTGACTGAAATTTCTTCATATTGGTTTAGAGAGACAGCGGATATTTGTTGCAATGCATTCATAACCAATCAATTTGAAGAATTTCCTTCAGATCTAAAGGAAAGGTTGGCGTCATGTCGTTCTGACATCGAAGGGAGATCAACTTTAATGTACAAAGCATCACCTTTTCTAGTGGAATGTATAGTCCGGGATGTATTGGTAGGAAAAGGATCGGCCTGGATTAGTTACGAGAAAAACGGAAAAGTTTGCGGCATTCAATTACCAAAAGGAATGAAAAAAGATCAAAAATTTGCAGCACCCCTTTTTACGCCTTCCACGAAAGCACCAGTGGGCGAGCACGATAAAAATATTTCATTTGAAGAAATGCGGCGCATCGTTGAGATAGCTCATAGAGGGCAAGAACTCAGAGCTTTCAGTCTTAGCCTTTACTGTTA includes:
- a CDS encoding RluA family pseudouridine synthase, which translates into the protein MELKIIYENDNVLVVDKTAGIIVFPEGSSPSGGEKTLIDYLIEKKPEIKKTGLSPRYGIVHRLDKDTSGILLVAKNNDSLLFLQKQFKEGLVAKKYLALVAGNIKENKGKIKTLIGRSLKDRRKQKAFFLEENPKGKREAETCYKVLKRFKGFTLLEIEPKTGRKHQIRCHLNSIGHPIAGDKLYSFKNQHCPKGLDRQFLHANYLKINLSPKENREFESKLPENLNKIIKTLKENDE
- a CDS encoding phosphoribosylaminoimidazolesuccinocarboxamide synthase yields the protein MGQEDVLMEIKLPLPKVGEKAGEIKKTKIREVFEAGVDDQGRDLILMVATDRISVRDVVLLSGIPGKGRVLTEISSYWFRETADICCNAFITNQFEEFPSDLKERLASCRSDIEGRSTLMYKASPFLVECIVRDVLVGKGSAWISYEKNGKVCGIQLPKGMKKDQKFAAPLFTPSTKAPVGEHDKNISFEEMRRIVEIAHRGQELRAFSLSLYCYAQNVAALMGFGIDDTKFEFGILKDEETGREHIVVIDELLTPDSSRYNPDYSKQPLRNWLEQIGWDGTPIELPSDRIEKTSQDYNKALAMILH
- the rplS gene encoding 50S ribosomal protein L19; the protein is MTNKNEKFNPALRNDFVDIRPGDTVRIHHKINISGQDKTQIFEGLVLARKHGKGISSTITVRKMVSGIGVEKIFPLHSPIIEKIEKVKRGKVRRAKLYYLREATGIRARLKASELEKEEKNKKEKKEVEIKK
- a CDS encoding GIY-YIG nuclease family protein; this translates as MYYIYILQSLKDMRTYVGYTNNLKRRLKLHNSGQVIATKHRKPLKLLFSEEFITAQEAKKREQYWKNGGGRKKLRQLFALK
- a CDS encoding lyase family protein, with protein sequence MESEEMVEENLRDIYDNISPIDYRYWRKEVGWYLSENGFTRYKLEVEASLANAVHRRGMCGLDILKEIEKACEQVTTAEVYIEEGKTKHDIRALVNCIQKRVSERARSVVHFTATSFDIVETANAARYRDVTMEVLLPSLIKLEEVLIILAKREAETLQIGRTHGQHAVPITFGFAIAEYVSRLGESILFLRRRANELVGKFSGASGAYNASSLFFSDPEIFEREVLSELRIKPGEYSTQIVMPEKLVRFFIEMILIGGILANLSRDMRNLQRTEIGEVGELFEENQVGSSTMPQKRNPINFENVESVWKILVGRVITLLLDQISEHQRDLTNSASARTLGEVIGYLVSITERLTKTMKKLQVDKVNLERNFNLQKGLIVAEPLYLILAALGHPDAHEKVRTLTLQSQKEHKNLEEIAMADPELKVYLSRMDSLQKRIISNPSEYVGIAPKKAMKVASNWNRKINSLKRKMAKAKK